A stretch of Telopea speciosissima isolate NSW1024214 ecotype Mountain lineage chromosome 11, Tspe_v1, whole genome shotgun sequence DNA encodes these proteins:
- the LOC122646374 gene encoding protein NRT1/ PTR FAMILY 8.3-like isoform X4, giving the protein MGSMEEERLLLEDGLIENGSRGPYTGDGSVDINGKPVLKQNTGNWRACPFILGTEGCERLAYCGIAANLVTYLTSKLHEGNVSAARNVTTWSGTCSLAPLIGAVLADSYWGRYWTIAVFSIIYFIGMGTLTLSASVPAFRPLPCSGSVCPDATPAQYAIFFFSLYLIALGTGGIKPCVSSFGADQFDDTDPRERVKKGSFFNWFYLSINIGALISSSLLVWIQDNAGWGLGFGIPTLFMGLAVIIFFSGTPLYRFQKPGGSPLTRMCQVVVASIRKWNLEVPQDSFLLYELRDETSAIEGSRKLEHSDELKCLDKASVVSDLDVKQDYSNPWRLCTVSQVEELKILIRMIPIWATGIVFSAVYAQMFTMFVEQGMVMDTTIGSFTIPPASLLTFDIISVIVWVPMYDRLLVPLVRKFTGKERGFSELQRMGIGLFISILAMSVAAIVEIKRLDIAKSLDLVEHNVAVPMSILWQIPQYFLVGAAEIFICIGQLEFFYEQSPDAMRSLCSALSLLTAAFGNYLSSFILTIVTTLTTKGGNPGWIPNNLNEGHLDYFFLLLAGLGFLNLIVYIFCATRYKCKKAP; this is encoded by the exons AATGGTAGCAGAGGACCATACACAGGAGATGGATCTGTTGACATTAATGGGAAGCCTGTGTTGAAGCAGAACACTGGGAACTGGAGAGCATGCCCCTTCATTCTGG GTACTGAAGGCTGTGAGCGTTTGGCATACTGTGGAATTGCAGCAAATCTTGTTACTTATCTCACAAGCAAACTACATGAAGGAAATGTCTCTGCTGCAAGAAATGTTACCACTTGGTCTGGCACTTGCTCTCTTGCACCTCTCATAGGGGCTGTTTTAGCTGATTCATATTGGGGAAGATATTGGACAATTGCCGTTTTCTCCATTATCTACTTCATT GGAATGGGTACTTTGACCCTGTCAGCTTCAGTTCCTGCCTTCAGACCTCTTCCCTGCAGTGGTTCTGTTTGCCCAGATGCTACTCCAGCTCAATATGCTATATTCTTTTTCAGTCTATATCTGATTGCCCTTGGGACTGGTGGAATCAAACCTTGCGTCTCATCCTTTGGGGCAGATCAATTTGATGATACTGatccgagagagagagtgaagaaaGGGTCTTTCTTTAATTGGTTTTACTTGTCTATCAATATTGGGGCTCTTATATCAAGTAGTCTTCTCGTTTGGATTCAAGACAATGCCGGTTGGGGACTAGGTTTTGGTATTCCTACTCTGTTTATGGGCCTTGCGgttataattttcttttcaggCACACCCTTATATAGATTTCAGAAACCAGGAGGAAGCCCTCTTACAAGAATGTGCCAGGTTGTGGTTGCATCTATCAGGAAGTGGAACTTGGAGGTCCCTCAAGATAGTTTTCTGCTTTATGAACTACGAGACGAAACCTCAGCGATCGAAGGGAGCCGGAAATTGGAGCATAGTGATGAACTCAA GTGCCTTGACAAAGCTTCCGTGGTGTCAGATCTAGATGTTAAACAAGACTATTCCAATCCATGGAGGCTTTGCACTGTATCACAGGTGGAAGAACTGAAGATTCTGATACGCATGATTCCTATTTGGGCTACTGGAATAGTGTTTTCTGCTGTTTATGCTCAGATGTTCACCATGTTTGTGGAGCAAGGGATGGTTATGGACACGACTATCGGTTCCTTCACCATTCCTCCAGCATCATTGTTAACATTTGACATAATCAGTGTTATTGTGTGGGTTCCAATGTATGACAGACTCCTTGTTCCACTTGTGAGAAAGTTCACTGGTAAGGAAAGAGGATTCTCAGAGTTGCAAAGGATGGGGATCGGCCTCTTCATATCAATTCTAGCAATGTCTGTTGCTGCAATTGTAGAGATCAAGCGGTTAGATATTGCAAAATCACTTGACTTGGTGGAGCATAATGTGGCAGTACCTATGAGTATTTTGTGGCAGATACCTCAGTATTTTTTGGTAGGGGCTGCTGAAATATTTATCTGCATTGGACAGCTCGAGTTCTTTTATGAACAATCTCCCGATGCCATGCGCAGTTTATGTAGTGCTTTGTCACTTCTCACAGCTGCATTTGGGAATTACCTTAGCTCCTTTATCCTGACCATTGTGACAACCCTAACAACTAAAGGTGGAAACCCTGGGTGGATACCCAATAATCTAAATGAGGGGCACCTTGATTACTTCTTTTTGCTCCTGGCAGGTCTTGGCTTCTTGAACCTGATAGTTTATATCTTCTGTGCCACAAGGTACAAATGCAAGAAGGCTCCTTAG
- the LOC122646374 gene encoding protein NRT1/ PTR FAMILY 8.3-like isoform X6: MGSMEEERLLLEDGLIENGSRGPYTGDGSVDINGKPVLKQNTGNWRACPFILGTEGCERLAYCGIAANLVTYLTSKLHEGNVSAARNVTTWSGTCSLAPLIGAVLADSYWGRYWTIAVFSIIYFIGMGTLTLSASVPAFRPLPCSGSVCPDATPAQYAIFFFSLYLIALGTGGIKPCVSSFGADQFDDTDPRERVKKGSFFNWFYLSINIGALISSSLLVWIQDNAGWGLGFGIPTLFMGLAVIIFFSGTPLYRFQKPGGSPLTRMCQVVVASIRKWNLEVPQDSFLLYELRDETSAIEGSRKLEHSDELKCLDKASVVSDLDVKQDYSNPWRLCTVSQVEELKILIRMIPIWATGIVFSAVYAQMFTMFVEQGMVIIIVNI; this comes from the exons AATGGTAGCAGAGGACCATACACAGGAGATGGATCTGTTGACATTAATGGGAAGCCTGTGTTGAAGCAGAACACTGGGAACTGGAGAGCATGCCCCTTCATTCTGG GTACTGAAGGCTGTGAGCGTTTGGCATACTGTGGAATTGCAGCAAATCTTGTTACTTATCTCACAAGCAAACTACATGAAGGAAATGTCTCTGCTGCAAGAAATGTTACCACTTGGTCTGGCACTTGCTCTCTTGCACCTCTCATAGGGGCTGTTTTAGCTGATTCATATTGGGGAAGATATTGGACAATTGCCGTTTTCTCCATTATCTACTTCATT GGAATGGGTACTTTGACCCTGTCAGCTTCAGTTCCTGCCTTCAGACCTCTTCCCTGCAGTGGTTCTGTTTGCCCAGATGCTACTCCAGCTCAATATGCTATATTCTTTTTCAGTCTATATCTGATTGCCCTTGGGACTGGTGGAATCAAACCTTGCGTCTCATCCTTTGGGGCAGATCAATTTGATGATACTGatccgagagagagagtgaagaaaGGGTCTTTCTTTAATTGGTTTTACTTGTCTATCAATATTGGGGCTCTTATATCAAGTAGTCTTCTCGTTTGGATTCAAGACAATGCCGGTTGGGGACTAGGTTTTGGTATTCCTACTCTGTTTATGGGCCTTGCGgttataattttcttttcaggCACACCCTTATATAGATTTCAGAAACCAGGAGGAAGCCCTCTTACAAGAATGTGCCAGGTTGTGGTTGCATCTATCAGGAAGTGGAACTTGGAGGTCCCTCAAGATAGTTTTCTGCTTTATGAACTACGAGACGAAACCTCAGCGATCGAAGGGAGCCGGAAATTGGAGCATAGTGATGAACTCAA GTGCCTTGACAAAGCTTCCGTGGTGTCAGATCTAGATGTTAAACAAGACTATTCCAATCCATGGAGGCTTTGCACTGTATCACAGGTGGAAGAACTGAAGATTCTGATACGCATGATTCCTATTTGGGCTACTGGAATAGTGTTTTCTGCTGTTTATGCTCAGATGTTCACCATGTTTGTGGAGCAAGGGATGGTTAT CATCATTGTTAACATTTGA
- the LOC122646374 gene encoding protein NRT1/ PTR FAMILY 8.3-like isoform X5: MGSQEEERLLFGIIENGSRGPYTGDGSVDINGKPVMKQNTGSWRACPFILGARSIESFANCGIGANLVTYLTNKLHEGNVSAARNFTTWSGTCSLAPLIGAVLADSYCGRYRTIAVFFIIYFIGMGTLTLSASVPAFRPPPCDGSVCPAATPAQYAIFFCSLYLIAIGIGGYTPCISSLGADQFDDTDPRERVKKGSFFNWYYWSTNIGALISSSFLVWIQDNAGWGLGFGIPTLFIGLAIVIFFSVTPFYRFQKPGGSPLTRMCQVVVASIRKWNLEVPQDSFLLYEVPDNTSAIEGSRKLEHSDELKCLDRAAVVSDLDVIQGDFSNPWRLCTVTQVEELKILIRMFPIWATGIVFFAIFAQMFTMFVEQGMVMDTTVGSFTIPPASLLTFDIISVIVWVPVYDRLLVPLARKFTDKERGFSELQRMGIGLFISILSMAAAAIVEIKRLEIAKSHDLMEHNVAVPMSILWQIPQYFLVGAAEIFTCIGQLEFYYEQSPDAMRSLCSALSLLATALGNYLSSFILTIVTTITTKGGNPGWIPNNLNEGHLDYFFWLLAGLGFLNLIAYVFCATRYKCKKAS, from the exons ATGGGTTCTCAGGAGGAGGAGAGGTTGCTCTTTGGGATTATAGAG AATGGTAGCAGAGGACCATACACAGGAGATGGGTCAGTTGACATTAATGGGAAGCCTGTGATGAAGCAGAACACTGGGAGCTGGAGAGCATGCCCCTTCATTCTGG GTGCCAGAAGCATTGAGAGTTTTGCAAACTGTGGAATTGGAGCAAATCTTGTTACTTATCTCACAAACAAACTACATGAAGGAAATGTCTCTGCTGCAAGAAATTTTACCACTTGGTCTGGCACTTGCTCCCTTGCACCTCTAATAGGGGCTGTATTAGCAGATTCATACTGTGGAAGATATCGGACAATTGCAGTTTTCTTCATAATATACTTCATT GGAATGGGGACTTTGACCCTGTCAGCTTCAGTTCCTGCATTCAGACCTCCTCCCTGCGATGGTTCTGTTTGCCCAGCCGCCACTCCAGCTCAATATGCTATTTTCTTTTGCAGTCTATATCTGATTGCTATTGGGATTGGTGGATACACACCTTGCATCTCGTCCCTTGGGGCAGATCAATTTGATGATACTGatccaagagagagagtgaagaaaggatctttcttcaattggtatTACTGGTCTACCAATATTGGGGCTCTTATATCAAGCAGTTTTCTTGTTTGGATTCAAGACAATGCTGGCTGGGGACTAGGTTTTGGCATTCCTACTCTGTTTATTGGTCTTGccattgtaattttcttttcagtCACACCCTTTTATAGATTTCAGAAACCAGGAGGAAGCCCTCTTACAAGAATGTGCCAGGTTGTGGTTGCATCTATCAGGAAGTGGAACTTGGAAGTCCCTCAAGACAGTTTTCTGCTCTATGAAGTACCAGACAACACCTCTGCAATTGAGGGGAGCCGGAAGTTGGAGCATAGTGATGAGCTCAA GTGCCTTGACAGAGCTGCTGTGGTGTCAGATCTAGATGTTATACAGGGGGATTTCTCCAATCCGTGGAGGCTCTGCACTGTAACACAGGTGGAAGAACTGAAGATTCTGATACGCATGTTTCCTATTTGGGCTACTGGAATAgttttttttgctatttttgctCAGATGTTCACCATGTTTGTGGAGCAAGGGATGGTCATGGACACGACTGTCGGTTCCTTCACCATTCCTCCAGCATCATTGTTAACATTTGACATAATCAGTGTTATTGTGTGGGTACCGGTGTATGACAGACTCCTTGTTCCGCTTGCGAGAAAGTTCACAGATAAGGAAAGAGGATTCTCAGAGTTGCAAAGGATGGGCATCGGCCTCTTCATATCAATTCTATCAATGGCTGCTGCTGCAATTGTAGAGATCAAGAGGTTAGAAATTGCAAAATCACATGACTTGATGGAGCATAATGTGGCAGTACCTATGAGTATTTTGTGGCAGATACCTCAGTATTTTTTAGTGGGTGCTGCTGAAATATTTACCTGCATTGGACAGCTTGAGTTCTATTATGAACAATCTCCCGATGCCATGCGCAGTTTATGTAGTGCTTTGTCACTTCTAGCAACTGCATTAGGGAATTACCTTAGCTCCTTTATTCTGACCATTGTGACAACCATAACAACTAAAGGTGGAAACCCTGGGTGGATACCCAATAATCTAAATGAAGGGCACCTTGATTACTTCTTTTGGCTCCTAGCAGGTCTTGGCTTCTTGAATCTGATAGCTTATGTCTTCTGTGCCACAAGGTACAAATGCAAGAAGGCATCTTAG